The Trichoderma atroviride chromosome 5, complete sequence genome contains a region encoding:
- a CDS encoding uncharacterized protein (EggNog:ENOG41) — protein sequence MTLSLPPALQKSLDESRVEYVRLGTSGLQVSVPILGAMSFGSSRWMPWVLDEDASIEMLKAAYDRGLNTWDTADMYSNGISEEIIGKALKKHNIPREKVVIMTKCFIAVADQPDIFAAPWQREMSQMKDYVNRAGMSSLIICLSRAAIFKAVDASLQRLGTNYIDLFMVHRFDPSTPIEETMRALNDLVASGKIRYIGASSMWATQFARMQSVAEKNGWTKFISMQNYYNLCYREEEREMIRYCNETGVGIIPWSPNFGGKLAKPLGDATSTRAQMPSPTGNLTKEDEEIIRRVEKLATRKDWKMSHVSLSWLRSKGAVPIVGLNSLLRLEEACELRGKELTADEISFLEEPYVPKNIVGHV from the exons ATGACTCTTTCACTACCTCCAGCGCTCCAGAAGAGCCTCGATGAAAGTCGAGTCGAATATGTGAGGCTCGGCACATCTGGTCTTCAAGTCTCTGTACCAATCCTTGGAGCCATGTCCTTTGGCTCCTCTCGGTGGATGCCGTGGGTGCTCGATGAAGATGCCTCAAttgagatgctcaaggcTGCTTATGATCGAGGTTTAAACACATGGGACACTGCAGACATGTACTCGAATGGCATCAGCGAGGAAATTATCGGGAAAGCTCTCAAGAAGCACAATATTCCACGCGAGAAGGTTGTCATCATGACCAAGTGCTTCATCGCCGTGGCTGATCAACCAGACATTTTTGCTGCTCCGTGGCAGCGAGAGATGTCGCAGATGAAGGATTATGTCAATCGAGCAGGCATGTCATCGCTCATTATAT gTCTCTCCCGAGCCGCCATATTCAAGGCCGTCGATGCGTCGCTTCAGCGTCTCGGAACCAATTACATCGATCTCTTCATGGTGCACCGCTTCGACCCCTCTACGCCGATCGAAGAGACAATGCGAGCTCTAAACGACCTGGTTGCGTCTGGCAAAATAAGATACATTGGAGCCTCCTCGATGTGGGCAACGCAATTTGCGCGCATGCAATCCGTGGCTGAGAAGAACGGTTGGACCAAGTTTATCAGCATGCAAAACTACTACAACTTGTGTTACCGCGAGGAAGAGCGGGAGATGATCCGGTATTGTAATGAAACCGGCGTAGGCATTATACCCTGGTCGCCCAACTTTGGCGGTAAATTGGCGAAGCCACTCGGAGACGCAACGTCGACGAGAGCGCAGATGCCTTCGCCAACAGGCAACCTTACcaaggaagacgaagagatcATCCGCCGGGTTGAGAAATTGGCCACTCGGAAAGATTGGAAGATGAGCCACGTTTCTCTCTCCTGGCTTCGAAGCAAGGGTGCGGTACCTATTGTTGGTTTAAACTCGTTGCTTAGACTTGAGGAAGCTTGTGAGCTGCGCGGGAAGGAGTTGACAGCCGACGAGATTAGTTTCTTGGAAGAGCCGTATGTTCCCAAGAACATTGTTGGTCATGTCTAA